From the Exiguobacterium aurantiacum genome, one window contains:
- a CDS encoding VanZ family protein yields MYNKDYSVMFTIESGVVLIPLAILGLITLLVWSFRKKHVKVAQTLLLLSFGIYVLAVLHFVFFPIDVNLGKYANQVQWWRTINVIPILTIDVYSFVLNVVMFLPFGCYLPFLKPSITKKEVLKLGFQFSLILELTQLLVRTTLGSGRSTDVNDLLANTFGALLGFLLVRFVVQYAPFRRLYQAFQL; encoded by the coding sequence ATGTATAATAAAGATTATTCAGTCATGTTCACAATCGAATCAGGGGTCGTTCTCATCCCGCTCGCAATTCTCGGTCTCATCACGTTACTCGTCTGGTCGTTTCGTAAGAAACATGTAAAAGTCGCGCAAACTCTTTTGCTTTTGTCATTCGGGATATACGTATTAGCTGTCCTTCACTTTGTCTTCTTCCCGATTGACGTCAATTTAGGAAAGTATGCGAACCAAGTACAATGGTGGAGAACGATTAATGTTATTCCGATTCTGACCATCGATGTGTATTCATTTGTGCTGAATGTCGTGATGTTCCTCCCGTTCGGCTGTTATCTTCCATTTTTAAAACCGTCGATCACGAAAAAAGAAGTACTTAAATTAGGATTTCAGTTTAGTCTGATCCTTGAACTGACTCAATTATTGGTGCGTACGACACTAGGCAGTGGACGAAGCACGGATGTGAATGATTTATTGGCAAATACGTTCGGAGCGCTCTTAGGGTTCTTACTCGTTCGCTTCGTCGTCCAATACGCCCCGTTCCGACGTTTATATCAGGCTTTCCAACTTTAA
- a CDS encoding response regulator transcription factor, with product MTKILLVDDDVQIAELIDVYVKNDGYLTTLATDGEMALALFNQESFDLIILDWMMPRMDGLEFCKRVRQTSQIPILMVSAKVGDLDKILGLTTGVDDYIIKPFNPLELMARVKALLRRSNYNRPSESPSVQAGPFLIDRASHTVTMQEQTIRLTAREFEILYLLAKHKGRVYSSEEIFETVWQEHGVGSNQTVMVHISNIREKLHAVVPHEVIIHTVWGVGYKIET from the coding sequence ATGACAAAAATCTTGTTAGTGGATGATGATGTCCAAATCGCAGAACTGATTGATGTGTATGTAAAGAATGACGGGTATCTCACGACGCTGGCGACCGACGGGGAAATGGCGCTTGCCTTGTTCAACCAAGAATCGTTTGACTTAATCATTTTAGATTGGATGATGCCTCGGATGGACGGGCTTGAGTTTTGTAAGCGGGTGCGCCAGACGAGTCAAATTCCAATCTTAATGGTCAGTGCCAAAGTGGGTGATCTGGATAAGATATTGGGATTGACGACAGGGGTCGATGACTACATCATCAAACCGTTCAATCCGCTCGAGTTGATGGCACGTGTTAAAGCATTGCTGCGCCGTTCAAACTATAATCGACCAAGCGAGTCCCCAAGTGTACAAGCTGGCCCATTCCTCATCGATCGAGCCAGTCACACCGTCACGATGCAAGAACAGACGATTCGATTGACGGCACGGGAATTTGAGATTTTGTATTTACTGGCGAAACATAAAGGCCGGGTCTATAGCTCTGAAGAGATATTTGAGACTGTCTGGCAAGAGCATGGCGTCGGGTCGAATCAGACGGTGATGGTTCATATCAGTAACATCCGCGAGAAATTACATGCTGTCGTGCCACATGAAGTCATCATTCATACGGTGTGGGGAGTGGGATATAAAATTGAGACATAA
- a CDS encoding sensor histidine kinase, whose translation MWKRLLYVLIAFGVATLSGVLLLPAVWYFEESSRFVESLIIVLSYFREGVFFLFYSLMVAVCLVLIYQYERKRYLQFHIERMTSFVEELHADRDSVEQPVPPELERLMATVRAISDSAAKAEQEVLQADRLKHELVTNVAHDLRSPLTSITGYLDLIHNDRYRDEVELRHYIHVIHENATHLKGLINDIFDYTFLQNDRIALQTSEVRLDELLNQLIMQSTLRLSEVGMEARFSSSAERPIVEGDALKLVCVFENILENAIRYGRDGTYIDTFMEDTDEAVLINMTNYGEEAIPSRDIPYVFERFFRVEKSRAHYTGGSGLGLAIAKSIIDLHEGEIHVSSQPRKTTFTIILPKASPNAAHEKAWPV comes from the coding sequence ATGTGGAAACGTCTGCTGTATGTGCTGATTGCGTTTGGGGTCGCCACCCTGAGCGGTGTTCTGTTACTGCCTGCCGTCTGGTACTTTGAAGAGTCATCACGATTTGTGGAGAGTCTGATCATCGTGTTGTCGTATTTCCGTGAAGGTGTGTTCTTCCTGTTTTATAGTTTGATGGTCGCCGTTTGTCTTGTGTTGATTTATCAATATGAGCGTAAACGGTATTTACAGTTTCACATTGAGCGGATGACGTCATTTGTCGAAGAACTCCACGCCGACCGTGATTCGGTTGAACAACCTGTCCCGCCAGAGCTAGAACGATTGATGGCAACCGTACGCGCCATCTCCGACAGTGCGGCAAAAGCGGAGCAGGAAGTGCTTCAAGCGGATCGTTTGAAACACGAGCTCGTGACGAACGTCGCCCACGACTTGCGCTCCCCGCTCACGTCGATCACGGGTTATCTTGACTTGATTCACAACGACCGTTACCGGGACGAGGTGGAATTGCGTCATTACATCCACGTCATTCATGAGAACGCGACCCATCTGAAAGGCTTGATTAACGATATCTTTGACTATACATTTCTACAAAACGACCGAATCGCCCTACAGACAAGTGAGGTCCGTCTCGATGAATTGCTCAATCAGCTCATCATGCAGTCGACGTTACGTCTCTCGGAAGTTGGAATGGAAGCTCGATTCAGCTCCTCAGCCGAACGGCCCATCGTTGAAGGCGATGCGTTGAAGCTCGTCTGTGTGTTCGAGAATATACTCGAAAATGCGATTCGTTACGGGCGTGACGGAACGTATATCGATACGTTCATGGAAGATACGGATGAAGCGGTTCTTATCAACATGACAAATTACGGCGAGGAAGCCATCCCCTCACGTGACATCCCTTACGTGTTTGAGCGATTTTTTAGAGTGGAAAAGTCACGCGCGCATTACACCGGTGGATCAGGTCTCGGTCTCGCTATTGCCAAATCCATCATCGACTTACATGAGGGCGAGATTCACGTAAGTAGTCAACCGAGGAAAACGACGTTCACAATCATTCTCCCAAAAGCCTCTCCTAATGCTGCACATGAAAAAGCGTGGCCCGTGTGA